Within the Streptomyces vilmorinianum genome, the region CGAGATCAAGGCCCGCTTCGACGAGCAGGCCAACATCAAGTGGGCGCGCAAGCTGGAGGAGGCCGGCTGCCATGTCGTCTACGGTCTCGTCGGCCTGAAGACGCACTGCAAGCTGTCGCTCGTCGTCCGGCAGGAGGGCGAGGTGCTGCGCCGGTACTCCCACGTCGGCACCGGCAACTACCACCCCAAGACGGCCCGGCTCTACGAGGACCTCGGCCTGCTCACCGCCGACCCGCAGGTCGGCGCCGACCTCTCCGACCTGTTCAACCGGCTCTCCGGCTACTCCCGCCGCGAGACCTACCGCCGGCTGCTCACCGCCCCGAAGTCCCTGCGCGACGGTCTCGTCTCCCGGATCCACAAGGAGATCGCCCACCACCGGGCGGGCCGCCCCGCGTACGTGCGGATCAAGGTCAACTCGATGGTCGACGAGGCCGTCATCGACGCCTGCTACCGGGCCTCGCAGGCCGGCGTCCCGGTCGACATCTGGGTCCGCGGCATCTGCGCGATCCGCCCCGGCGTCGCCGGGCTGTCGGAGAACATCCGGGTCCGCTCGATCCTCGGCCGCTTCCTGGAGCACTCCCGGATCTTCGCCTTCGGCAACGGCGGCGAGCCCGAGGTCTGGCTGGGCAGCGCCGACATGATGCACCGGAACCTGGACCGCCGTATCGAGGCCCTCGTCCGGGTCTCCGACCCGGCCCACCGGGCGGCCCTCAGCCGGCTCCTGGAGACCGGAATGTCCGACACCACCTCTTCCTGGCACCTCGGCCCGGACGGGAACTGGACGCGGCACGCGACCGACCCGGAGGGCCAGCCGCTGCGGCACGTCCAGGAGATGCTCATCGACGCGCGGAGGCGCCGGCGTGCACAACCCTGACCACGACGTCACCACGGAGACGGCCCCCGAGAGGGCCACGGAGATCTCCACGGGGGTCACGGCGGGAGAGGTCCTCTCCCCCTACCTCCAGGCGCGGGCCGCGGACTTCCTGCGCGGCCTGCGCCTGCACACGGAGAGCGGCGCGGACACGGCGGGCGCGGAGGAGGCGGCCCGCTCGCTGCGGTCCGCCGCCCGCCGTATCAGCGGCACGCTGCACACCTTCCGGCCGCTCCTCGACGCGACCTGGGCCGATCCGCTGCGCACGGAGCTGGCCTGGCTGTCGGGGACGCTCGCCCTGGAGCACGCCTGCACCTCCCGGCTCGTCCGGCTGATGGACGCGCTGTCCCGCCTGTCGAGCGGCGGCGGTCACGGCGGGCCGGTGCCCGCCGCGCGCGGCTCCGAAGGGCCGGGCCTGACGGTCGGCGCCGCCCGCGCCGGCGCGCTGCTCGACCGCCAGCTCACCCTCGCCCGTACGCGGGCCCACTCGGCGGCGCTCCAGGCGCTCGGCTCCTCCCGCTTCCACGCGGTCGCGGACGCGGTCGCGCTCCTGGCCTCCGACGTACCGCTGGGGCCCGCGGGGGCGGCCCCGGCGCTCGAGGTCCTCGACGCGCCGGCCATGGTCGTCGAGCGCCGCCTGGCGGAGGCGGTCGCCGGCCTGCCGCTGGCCCGCGCGGCCCACCCGTACAACGCCGACGCCCTCGCCCTGGCGGCCGGCGAGTCCCAGGACGCGCCCTGGCACCAGACCCGGCTGCTGCTGCGCCTCCACCGGTACGCCCGCGAGGTCCTGCACGCCGCCGCCCCGGACCCGGTCCTCTACGAGGCCGGGCGCGCCCTCGATCGCCACCGCGACGCCTCCGAGGCGGCCGCCGCGGCGGCCACGGCGGCCCGCACCCCGCGGATCGCCCCGGCCACCGCGTATGCCCTGGGCGTCCTCCACGCGGACCAGCGCCACGAGGTCGAGGCGTCCCGGTTCGCCTTCCAGCGCGCCTGGCAGCACGCCACGGCGCCGGTGCCGTGACCGAGCCCGAGCCCGCGCCCGAGCCCGAGCCCGCGCCCGAGCCCGAGCCCGAGCCCGAGCCCGCGATTCTCGCGGCGGGGTGCGTCCTGTGGCGCCCGGCGCCGTCGGGCCGGGGCATCGAGATCGCCCTGGTCTACCGGCCGAAGTACGACGACTGGTCGCACCCGAAGGGGAAGCTGAAGCGCGGCGAGTCGGCCGAGGAGTGCGCGGTACGGGAGGTCCTGGAGGAGACCGGCCAGTCCTGCGCCCTGGGGCGGCGGCTGCCGACGGCCCACTACGTGGCGAACGGCCGCGCGAAAGAGGTCACGTACTGGTCCGCCGAGGCGCTCGGCGGCACGTTCGAACCGGGCAAGGAGGTCACCCGCCTCGCCTGGCTCCCCCCGGACCAGGCCCGCGCCCGCCTGACCCAGCCGAGGGACCGCGAGCTCCTGGACGCCCTCGTGGGCTGACCGCCCCCGTGGCTGCCCGGGTCCCCGGGGCGGACGCGCCCGCAACGGACGACACGGCCCCACACCACGCCTTCCGGCACGGTTCACTTTCCGTTCACTCTCCCCCGTCGGCCGCTTCACCTGATCTGCCTAATTTCGGCCGTACAAGGTGCACAGGCACAGCGCTGCACCCACCACCCCGACACACGCCGCCGTACAACGTTGAGGACACCCGGTCCGCGGCTGGCGGCTTCTGGAAGGAACACCCGAAAGTGAAGCTTTCGCGCAAGAACGGGCTTCGCGCCTCCGCGATCGGTGCCCTCGTCGTCTCTGGCGCCCTGGTCCTCTCGGCGTGTGGTTCGGACAACAACACCGGCACCACGCCGGACGGCGAGAAGACCTCGGCCGCCGCCTCGAACATCAAGTGCGACGACGCCAAGGGCCAGCTCCTCGCCGCGGGCTCCTCCGCGCAGAAGAACGCCATGGACCTGTGGGTCAAGAACTTCCAGGCCGCCTGTTCCGGCGTCGAGGTGAACTACCAGTCCATCGGCTCCGGCGGCGGTATCACCAAGTTCAACCAGGGCCAGGTCGCCTTCGCCGGCTCCGACTCCGCCCTGAAGGACGAAGAGGTCGCCGAGTCGCAGAAGATCTGCACGGGCGGCGGCAAGGGCATCAACCTGCCCATGGTCGGTGGCCCCATCGCCATCGGCTACAAGCTGAGCGGCGTGGACAACCTGGTCCTGGACGCCTCCACCATCGCCAAGATCTTCGACACGAAGATCACGAAG harbors:
- a CDS encoding CHAD domain-containing protein; the protein is MHNPDHDVTTETAPERATEISTGVTAGEVLSPYLQARAADFLRGLRLHTESGADTAGAEEAARSLRSAARRISGTLHTFRPLLDATWADPLRTELAWLSGTLALEHACTSRLVRLMDALSRLSSGGGHGGPVPAARGSEGPGLTVGAARAGALLDRQLTLARTRAHSAALQALGSSRFHAVADAVALLASDVPLGPAGAAPALEVLDAPAMVVERRLAEAVAGLPLARAAHPYNADALALAAGESQDAPWHQTRLLLRLHRYAREVLHAAAPDPVLYEAGRALDRHRDASEAAAAAATAARTPRIAPATAYALGVLHADQRHEVEASRFAFQRAWQHATAPVP
- a CDS encoding NUDIX hydrolase; amino-acid sequence: MLAAGCVLWRPAPSGRGIEIALVYRPKYDDWSHPKGKLKRGESAEECAVREVLEETGQSCALGRRLPTAHYVANGRAKEVTYWSAEALGGTFEPGKEVTRLAWLPPDQARARLTQPRDRELLDALVG